In Candidatus Omnitrophota bacterium, the sequence AGAAGCGCCTTTAAGACCTATCAGGGCCAGAACTAAAAATAAACCGATAATCGTCCATCTGGCAAATCTATGCTGGATAAGGCCTGAAATCCCGCTTAATACCCTGTTAACAATGGTGAATTTCTCTTCTCTTTCTATCTCGATCTTTTTGGGCCGCGGAAGGAACGAAAGGACAGCGGGTATAAAAGTTATGGTGGTAAAAAATATACTGAGCACCCCGATACCGCTGGCAATAGCCATGCTTTTAATCATAACCAAAGGAATTATAAGTAAAGACAAAAATCCTATACCGTCGGTAAGCAATGAACTACTCGCCGGGATAAAAAGCTCTTTTAAGGTTATCAGCGCCGCCGGCCTGCTTTTTAAACCCTGTTTTACTTCCTCATAATACCGCTTTATAAACTGCACTGAATGGCTTATACCTAAGGCCAGGATAAGAAAAGGAACCAGGATCGTGGCCGGGTTAAGACTAAAACCAAGAAGCGCCAGGCTTCCCAATCCCCAGCTTACCGCCATCAGGCTGGAAGCAAGGGGTAGTATTATCCCTCTTTTTGACCTGAAGGCGATAAATAAAACGACAATCATCAAAACAAGAGTGCCTAAAAATACCTTGCCCATCTTGGGAAGATAAAAATTAAGCCATCCTTCTAAAATAGGACGGCCGGCAATATAAATTTTAGTATCTGGATCCTGCTCCGGCTTCACTATCTGGTTTAACGCCTCAAATATCCTTTTGGAAGAAACAGAAGACTCAAAATCTGCCTGAATAAGCGTAGACTTTAAGTCTTTTGAAACCATAACCCCGTAGATTAAAGGATTTCTGGTGCAAATTATCCGCAGTTTTGCTAACCCCTCCCTGGTTTGAGGCGGGTAACGCATTAGGTAATCTGAGATAAACCCTTCCGGGGTTGCAATGACATTTTTAACCTTTCGGGCGGATAAAGAGACAACTCTGCCGGCGTTTATGCCGTCCATTAGATAGAGCTTTCTGGTAATCCTGTCTACCTTACTTAAGGTTTGATAGTTAAATATATCTCCTTCTTTTCTCTCAATAGCTATAGAAACCTGATTCAGGCCGCCGAAGATCCGGGTGAGTTCATTCTGGACCAGCATATAGGGGTGTTTTTGGGGGGCAAAATCACCTAAGTTAGTCTGAAAACTTAAGTTCTTAAGGGTATTAATAAAAAATACAGTGGTTATCAAGCAGAGTATAATAAATAACCATCTGAATT encodes:
- a CDS encoding MMPL family transporter translates to MQRFSDIFSRFVIKFRWLFIILCLITTVFFINTLKNLSFQTNLGDFAPQKHPYMLVQNELTRIFGGLNQVSIAIERKEGDIFNYQTLSKVDRITRKLYLMDGINAGRVVSLSARKVKNVIATPEGFISDYLMRYPPQTREGLAKLRIICTRNPLIYGVMVSKDLKSTLIQADFESSVSSKRIFEALNQIVKPEQDPDTKIYIAGRPILEGWLNFYLPKMGKVFLGTLVLMIVVLFIAFRSKRGIILPLASSLMAVSWGLGSLALLGFSLNPATILVPFLILALGISHSVQFIKRYYEEVKQGLKSRPAALITLKELFIPASSSLLTDGIGFLSLLIIPLVMIKSMAIASGIGVLSIFFTTITFIPAVLSFLPRPKKIEIEREEKFTIVNRVLSGISGLIQHRFARWTIIGLFLVLALIGLKGASQLVVGDNEPGSAILYPNSPYNLAESFVNEQFSGSNPYYVFIKGDKQDSLLDSGVLREMESLQRYLRDKIPQMGYSLSLVDYIKGLNSAMFGGDRNYFVIPKDSRTIAEYLFLYYMSSFPGDFDPVVSPDYRFANLKVDLKDHKSTTIKNIITATESWVKEHHHNKAVEFHYAGGDIGIMAAINQIISRVLPLNIIQVSVLVFLCISVAYGSIAAGGLILLPLGFSILLTFGIMGMLGITLTVETLPLAALGIGLGVDYGIYVVSRFKREYSLNNNLSLKEIAYKSLVTSGKAVFFTCITVAIGVFSWLFSDIRLQARLGLALGSLLILNMLGALILLPCLISIIKPRFIFKKSKVKG